TGCTGCTCCGACAACTGCTATTGAGGCTACGCTTGCAGATATATGGAAAAAAGTCCTAGTCATTGACAATGTTGGTATCTATGACAACTTTTTCGAGCTTGGTGGAGACTCCATTTTGAGTATCCAAATTGTTTCTCGAGCCAATCAGGCTGGAATTCGTTTGACACCGAAACAGCTCTTGAGAAATCAAACCATCGCGGAACTGGCAAGTGTCGTGACAACGACTGACGGCATACAAACAGGAAAAGTCCAAGCAGAACAAGGAATCTTGACGGGAGAGGTGCCGATCACGCCAATTCAATCGTGGTTCTTCACGACTGAACAACCGTCGATCCATCATTGGAACCAATCCTTGCTTTTGACGGTGCAACAACCCGTTGACCCAACCGTTCTAGAGCGTGTCATCGAGAGCCTGCTCACGCATCATGACGCATTACGTATGCGTTATACCCATACGGAGCAAGGTTGGATCCAACATATAGAGGGACTTCCTGAGACCATTCCATTCCGTAGCGTGGACCTGTCCGCTGTTCTTGAAGAAGAACAAGCCGATCGTCTGGAGCAAATCGCAAACGAGGTGCAATCAAGTCTACATGTAAGTGAGGGACCCGTTTTCCAAGCCGTATACTTCCATCTAGGAGCGGACCTACCTGGCCGTCTGCTGATTGTTGCCCACCATCTCGTGATTGACGGTGTGTCCTGGCGCATTTTGCTAGAGGATCTGCAAGCTGCTTACGAGCAATTGGTAAACGATGAGCCGGTACAATTCCCAGCGAAAACGACTTCATTCAAGTCATGGGCAGAGCAATTGCAATCCTATGCGAATTCCGAAGTGATCGAGCCGGAAAAAGCGTTCTGGCTGGGCCAAAGTGATGAAGTGAGTCCACTTCCCATTGACCGTGCTTTCGAGCCAAGCCAAAACACAGATGCAACCTCCAAGCAAGTCAGTCTTGCACTTACTAGTGAAGAAACTCGCGCGTTGTTGCAGGATTCGCTTTCGCCTTACCGTCTACAAATCAATGATGTATTGCTTACCGCTTTATCCAAAGCAATGAATCGTTGGACAGGTGAAAAGAGAGTAGCCGTTCATCTGGAAGGGCACGGACGTGAGGAAATTATTGAAGGAGCAGACTTATCCCGTACCGTCGGCTGGTTTACGAGTATGTACCCGGTACAGCTTTCAATTGATCCGTCGAAGCCGTGGGGTGACGCTTTGAAAGCGGTCAAGGAACAGCTTCGTCGCATTCCGATGAAAGGTGTCGGCTACGGCATCCTTCAATACCTCAGTCAGGATGAGGAGTTGAAAAAACGTCTAAGTGAAAAGCCGAAGCCAGAAATCAGCTTCAACTACCTCGGACAGTTTGATCAGATGGTTCAAGCCGAATCGAGATTTGGCATGGCGCAAGAATCAAGAGGCTCCAATCTGGGGAAAGACACAATACGCCAGCACCTGATTGATGTAAACAGTGTCATAACCGGAGAACAACTCCATGTTACGTGGATCTATAGCGAAAACATTCACGAGGAAAGCACGATTCAAGAGCTTGCTTGCAACTATCTGGAAGCTTTGCGCGAAATCATTGCACACTGCCAGTCTGAAGAAGCAGGCGGCTATACGCCATCTGACTTCCCACTAGCGCGAATGGATCAACGGGCCATCGACAAGCATCTGGGACAGGATCGCCTAATCGAGAACGTCTATCCACTCAGTCCATTGCAAGGTGGCATGCTGTTCCACTCCCTGTACGAGCAGGAGGGGGGAGACTATATTGTTCACTTCGCGATGACGATGGAGGGCTTGCACGTTGAAGCGTTTGAACAGGCGTGGCAAAAAGTAGTGGATCGCCATCCAATTCTACGTACCTACTTTGTTTGGGAAGGTTTAGAGGCTCATCAAATTGTACGCAAACAAGTAAAAGCAGCTGTAGAAAAAATCGATCTTCGTCATTTGACAACGGAGCAGCAAAAAACGGAACTGGCTAACTATCTAGAAGCTGACCGTAGACGAAATTTCGAGATTGCGTCACCACCACTCATGCGTTGGACGCTGTTCCACTTGCGTGAGGGAATCTATCGCTTCACTTGGAGCTTCCACCATGTATTGCTTGATGGTTGGAGCGTCCCGATTGTACTAAAAGACTGGTTTAGTGCTTATGTGTCCATAGCAGAAGATAAAGAGGTTTCGTACAGCTTCGTCCAACCGTTCTCTGCGTACATCGATTGGGTACAGCGTCAAGACTTGCGTGCTGCCGAACATTTTTGGCGTGAACAGCTTAAAGGCTTCCACGAGTCGACACCATTAGCAATGAGTAACCAATCAGGCGGCAGGGATCATATGCCGAAAGTGTACGAAGAGAAAGAAATCCGCTTATCGGCGGAAATGACTTCACGATTGCAAGCCTTTGTCCGTACACATCAGTTGACCTTGAATACGCTTGTCCAAGGAGCATGGGCTCTCATCCTGAGCCGATACAGCGCAACGGATGATGTCGTCTTCGGTGCAACCGTTTCCGGTCGTCCAGCTGATCTGCCTACGGTAGAGGGCATGGTAGGTCTCTTCATCAACACCCTGCCGATTCGGGTTTGGATCGATGCGAACAAATCGGTGCGGGAATGGCTTCGTGAGATTCAAGAACATCAAGTGGAGCTTCGCCAGTTTGAGTACACACCGTTGGTTGACATCCAAGGCTGGAGTGAAATGGCGCGTAATACTGCCCTGTTCGAGAGCATCTTCATTTTCGAGAACTACCCGATTGGTGAATCGGTAAAAGCAGAACATAATCAGCTGCAATTATCTGACGTAGAGACGATGGAACAAACGAATTATCCAATCACCGTTGTCTGCGGTCCGGGTAAAGAGTTCATCCTCAAGATCAAATACGACCAAAGCCGATTCGCATGTGAAAATATTGAACGTGTTCTGCACCAGATGTCTTACTTGCTCGAATCCATGATGGCAAAACCTGAACAGTGCCTCGCAGAGGTGTCGATGATCAGTGATAGCGAGCTTCAGCAGGTAGTAGTCGAATGGAATGATACGCGCGTGGATTATCCGGCGCAGCTTTGCATCCATCAGGCATTTGAGAGACAAGTAGAAAAGACACCTGATGCGATTGCACTCGTCTACAAGAAGAGGGAGTTGACCTATGCCGAGCTGAACAACCGTGCAAACCAGTTGGCACACAGGCTGATTGCATCGGGTGTACAACCGGATAAGCTAGTTGGTATTTGCGTCGAACGTTCTTTCGAGATGATCATCGCATTCCTCGGCGTAATGAAAGCTGGTGCTGCTTATGTACCTATTGATCCGGCGCATCCGCAAGATCGCATTGCCTACATGATCGAAGATTCGCAAGCGAACATTTTGTTGACGCAAGAATCGCTGAAAGACATGCTACCAGTTCCTTCTATACAGGTCATTTGCCTTGATAGCGATGAACTGGCAAATGAGCCTACCACAAACGTGGATAGCAACGTGAATGAGCATCATCTCGCCTACGTCATCTATACGTCCGGATCAACCGGATTGCCGAAAGGGGTAATGGTCGAGCACCATTCCGTTATCAATTTGACCCATGCCCTGATTCATTCGTTCCAAATCGAACCGACGAGCCGGGTTTTGCAATTCACATCCTTTAGCTTTGATGTTTCAGTCTCCGAGATCGCTATGACCCTGCTGGCTGGTGCCACGCTCGTCATGGAGGATCGTGAATTACTTTTACCTGGTCCGGAATTGATCCAAGTCCTACAGGAACAGTGCATCACGACCGTGACAATGGCTTCCTCTGTCGTATCGGCCTTGCCACAAGCGGATTTGCCAGACCTGAAGACGCTGATTGTCGGTGGGGAAGCGTTAAGTCGTGAGCTTGTTGCCCGTCATGCCACGGATCGCCAGTTCTTTAACTGCTACGGACCAACGGAAACAACTGTCACTGCTACTCTCACACGTTGTGAGAATAACGGCCAAAATCCAACAATCGGCCGACCTATCGCCAATGTGAAAGTGTATGTACTGGATGCATATCTGCAACCTGTGGCAATAGGTGTACCAGGAGAGCTATACATCGGCGGAAAAGGAATAGCCAGAGGGTACTGGAATCGTCCTGAGCTTACGGAAGAACGCTTTATCAATCATCCGTTTGGCAAGGAAGAAGAACGCCTCTACCGGACTGGCGACCTTGTACGCTATACGGAAGACGGGCAGCTCGAATTCCTCGGACGAATCGACGACCAAGTCAAAATTCGCGGTTATCGAATCGAGCTGGGGGAAATCGAGAATAGACTCAGACAGCATCCAGCCGTTCAGAATGTCGTCGTTATTGCGCGTGAGGATCGAGAAGGAGACAAGCGTTTGGCGGCTTACCTCGTTGGAGCAAACGAACAACAACCGGGTGATGCTGAGCTTATCCACTACCTGAAAGAGACCCTACCAGAATACATGGTTCCTACAGGTTATGTATGGATGGCAGAGATTCCACTCACGGTCAACGGGAAAGTAAATCGCCGCGCTCTTCCCGTACCGGATTGGGGACAGGGGGAGACAGAGAAGGAATATGTGGCACCACGTACACCAACCGAAGAAATCGTTGCCCATATTTGGTCGCAGGTTCTTTCCGTTGAGGGAATGGGAATCCACGATGACTTCTTTCAACTGGGTGGACATTCGTTATTGGCTACCCAAACCGTTTCCCGCTTAAAAGAAGCATTTGGTGTGGAAGTACCGCTCCGTGCCTTGTTCGAAAACCCTAGCGTGGCACAAATGAGCGAAAAGTTAACGGGGCTACTGGAAGCCAAATCGAATGTTGCCAGCATTCCACTCGAACCTGTTTCTCGCGACCAGCATCTACCGCTCTCCTTTGCACAGCAACGCTTGTGGTTCTTGGATCGCTTAATGCCGGACAGCGCCTTGTACAACATCCCGTCTGCCATGCGGATGCAAGGAGACCTCAACATTCATGCATGGGAACGCAGTCTGCAGATGATTATCGAGCGACACGAGAGCTTGCGAACAACCTTCACTGACATCAACGGGGAAGCGATACAAGTCATTCATCCAGAAGTCGCGTGGAGCCTGGGCAAGATTGATTTGCGTGAGCTACCAGAAGAAGAGCGTGACACCCAGGTACATCGCCTGGAGAGAGAAGAGGCAGCCAAGCCATTTGACCTACGTACAGGACCGTTACTGCGGGCCACGATCATCCAGATTGGCGAAGAGAATTTCGTCTTCCTGCTAAATATGCACCATATCGTATCTGACGGCTGGTCGATGAACATTTTCATACGAGAGCTGGTTACGATCTATGAAGCGCTTTGCAAGAAAGAGACGCCACAACTCACGGACATGCCACTACAGTATGCAGATTTTGCAGCTTGGCAGCGTGAATAGCCCGTTATGAATACTAAAAATTCCACTCAATCTCCAACCTGTCTTTATGGATTGCAAGACGGCGAATTAGTTTTTGAACGATGGCCTGCCGATCAGGGAAAGCAGCCGATTCAAGAACAATTGCGTAATCTTGCAGTTGCTTGCGATTAACGCTCCGTGCAGCTCGTTCCGTCTGTGCGGCCTGTTGTTCTGCGATATCACGCTTTTCGTTGTTCAGTTTAGTGACTTGTTTGTCTAATACACTTTTTTCTATGCTTCCGTCAGCATATAGGTCAACTAGCCGCTCAAGTTTTTGGTCAATCTTCTTCAATTGCGTCCCATAATCAATTGCAACAAATTCACGTTCGGATGTTTCCTTTTCATCTGCGATCGTATAAAGGGCATCTTGTATAAATTTCTCTATTGCTTCTGAGCGCCAATTTTTGTTATGGCATTTCTCTGGGTATTCTGAGGGAAAGCGTCTTGCGCGACATGTGTAATAGCGATAGTGCTTGCCCTTGGCGCGGCAATGGTAAGACACGTAAGACTCGCCACACTCTCCACAAACGGCAAGTCCGGTTAGTAGTGCTTCTTTTGCTTTAAAAGCGTTGCGTCCTTTGTGCCGTGATAGGAGTATTTGTACACGGTCAAATTGTTCTTCTGTTATGATCGATTCGTGTTGACCTTTATAGTGTTTGTCCGCAAATTGGACATACCCGCAATAGAGCTTATTAGATAGAATGTCTCGATATCTGCGGAACCGCCAGACTGGATAATTAAGCTCTTTAAGGCGTTTTTGAACTTTGGTAATGGAAAGATACTGCTCGTAAAGATTAAAGGCTTCCTGGATGTGCTGAGCCTCTTCTGGCACGAGTACAAGACGCCCATCCTGTCTTTTATACCCAGCAGGGTCGTAGTCCCCTCCCATTCCTCGTAGTCCTTCTTCTGCACGTTTAATATGTCCCAGTCTCATTCGCTCCGCAATTGTTTCGCGCTCCAGTTGAGCAAACACAGCTAAAATGCCGATCATAGCTTTACCAAAAGGTGTTGAGGTGTCGAGTGCCTCGGTTAGTGATACGAAATCGACTTTGTTTTTCAAGAAGTGATCCTCAATTAGTGTCAACGTGTCACGTTGGGATCGGGATAGCCTGTCCAGTTTATATACGGCAACCACATCCACCTTATCTAGCTCCATTAGTAGGCGCTGTAAACCCGGTCTATCGGTATTTGAGCCAGTAAATCCAGCGTCTACGTAGACATCGTACACCGTCCAGCCTTTTGCTTTACAGAAAGCCTCCAACCGTTCACGTTGTGCCTCGATAGAGTAATTGTCTACCTGCTCCTGGGTGCTGACCCGTAGATATATGGCAACTTTCATGCCGTTCCCTCCATTAAGTACAAGATTTTTTTACTTTCGACACAATTCGACAACATTATACATAAAGCTTGTACTAAAATAACAACAACTAGAACGTTTGTTCGCTAAAACAGCCAGGGAGGAGTACAAGCACATGCAAAGATTTTTGTTAGATGAACAAACCGTGGATTTAGAAAAATTGCTAGAATACCTAGACCTTATGGGTGTGGATACGGGGGAGTTAGGGAGCTATCTTGAAGGCGTTAGGACTTCCAGCGTTTTAAAGTCATCTCCATAAGCTTGATCAAGTCTTCGGACTCCTCTTTAGATAAAACAGTCCCTTTGTATGAGAGCTTGAAGCTGTTCAATTTCTCAATTGGTATCTCG
The window above is part of the Brevibacillus brevis NBRC 100599 genome. Proteins encoded here:
- a CDS encoding recombinase family protein → MKVAIYLRVSTQEQVDNYSIEAQRERLEAFCKAKGWTVYDVYVDAGFTGSNTDRPGLQRLLMELDKVDVVAVYKLDRLSRSQRDTLTLIEDHFLKNKVDFVSLTEALDTSTPFGKAMIGILAVFAQLERETIAERMRLGHIKRAEEGLRGMGGDYDPAGYKRQDGRLVLVPEEAQHIQEAFNLYEQYLSITKVQKRLKELNYPVWRFRRYRDILSNKLYCGYVQFADKHYKGQHESIITEEQFDRVQILLSRHKGRNAFKAKEALLTGLAVCGECGESYVSYHCRAKGKHYRYYTCRARRFPSEYPEKCHNKNWRSEAIEKFIQDALYTIADEKETSEREFVAIDYGTQLKKIDQKLERLVDLYADGSIEKSVLDKQVTKLNNEKRDIAEQQAAQTERAARSVNRKQLQDYAIVLESAAFPDRQAIVQKLIRRLAIHKDRLEIEWNF